The DNA window CCAGAGCCAGATCAATGCCGGCCTGCCCGTTGGGTGCCCAAAGGACGCTGTAATCGGTCTGAATGCAGGAAACGATGTACCGGGCCACGTCGTCATTGTCTTCCACCAGTAGCAGCACCGGCTTGTCGGCCCCGGCAGCTGCCGTGAGGGCAACTTCGTCTGGTATGGACTGATGAGGTACAACCGGGTCAGTGTCGGGCGTCTGGGGTACAGAACTCTGCCGGGTCTGGCGCAACCGGACAACAAATTCCGTTTCCTCGCCCGTCTGACTCCGCACGGCCAGGCCACCGTGCATGAGCAGCAGTAATTCCCGCACCAGCGAAAGCCCGATCCCCGTTCCGCCCGCTCCGGAGACCGACAGCGTCGGGTTGTCTAGTGTGGATTGCTGATAGAACCGGTCGAAGATGTGCGGTATGTACTGCGTGCTGATGCCGGGGCCGGTGTTGCGGATATGAATCGAAATCCAGGAATCGTCATCAGACTGCGTCGGCACGATGGCTTCGTAATAATCGGCTGGCAGGGGTGGGTATGTCGGGTGGGTTGTCAGCTGGCAGGAAATATGGCCACCGGCGGGGGTAAATTTGAGGGCGTTGGTCAGCAGGTTAGACAGGATGTCATTCAGCTTATCCTTGTCGAAGTCGGTGTCGAGGGTGGGCTGGTCGGCCTGAAAGTGCAGGTAAATGCCTTTGGTGGTGGCCATGGGTTGAAACGACTCAGCGACGTACCGGATGAACCCGACCAGATCGGCCCGGACGGGTTGCAGCGACATGGCTCCGGCCTCCAGCTTAGTCAGGTCCAGAATCTGATTGACCAGCCGCAGCAGATTCTGTCCGCTGCGCTTGATCAGACCGGCCGACTGCTGCAACTGGGGGTCGGCCTGCTGATGAAGCCGGTCGGCCATGCCCATAATGATCGTCAGCGGAGTGCGGAACTCGTGGGAGATGTTGGCGAAGAAATGGGATTTGGCCTCGTCGAGCTGTTTCAGGTCCTGCGCCTGCTGAGCTATGGTTCGGGTGGCTTCGTCGATCTGGCTTTGCAGCCGAATTTGTGCCCGCTCGTATCGACGGTCGCGCCACCGCCCCACACCCAGGTACCAGCCAACAGGAGAACGATCAGCAAAACGAGAAACCAGCTGCGCAGGTAAAACGGGCGGAGTACGTGCATCTCGAAGGCGAGCGTAGCTGCCGACATGCGCCCGTCGGCGGACTGCCCTTTAATCAGCAACTGGTAATCGCCGTAGGGCAGGTTGCTCAGGCGCAGGTACTGCTCGGGCTGGTAGTGCCAGCTGTCCTCAATGCCCTTAAACTGGTAGGCGTACGTATTTTTCCGGGCGTCGGCGTAGTTGAGCAGCGCGAAGTTAATGATACTGTTCCGGTCGTTGGGTTGCAGCGTAATCTGGTTGGTCCTGAGCAGTTCGGCGGTCTTGTCGACCAGCGTGTTGCGACTGTCATCGAACTGGCGAAAGGAAACCACGCGCAGGGGCAGAGCGGGTTGTGAAGGCTCGGCGTCGAAATCACGCGGGTCGAAGGCCGTTACCCCGTTCAGACCCCCGAAATAAAGCCGTCCCTGCGCGTCCTGGTAGTGGGCGATGCGGTTGAACTCGTTGTTGGTGATACCATCCTGCACCGTATAGGTCCGGGTGGTGAGCCGGACCGGGTCAAACTGCATGATGCCTTCGTCGCTGCTTAGCCAGAGGTGACCCCGCCGGTCGGGATACACCGCGTAAATGTTATCGTTGTTCAGCCCGTCGGCCCGTCTGAACTGGCGGTAGCTATTCCGGGCGCGATCCCAGCGAATCAGCCCGGTATTGGCCGTCGCCAGCCAGAACAGCCCCTGCGGGTCCTGGTAAAAATGCTGGTAGCTGTCGGCGGGGAGTCTGAAAACACCCCGGCCGCCACTCCAGTAGCGGGCCGTAACGCCCCGGTGGGGGTCGATGGTGTACAGGCCCGTTGTGGCGCAGAGCCAGATCGTACCTTGCCGGTCGGTACCAATGTGCAGAATGTGAGCCCTGGCTAATTCGGGAAACTGGTTATAGCCCCGGAAGGGGAGCATCTTGTTGGCGATTGGGTCGACCAGTGACAGACCCGGATCGCCACCGGCCAGCAGCCGATTGGGTTTTGTCGAATACCGATGAATGCTCCAGACCATCATGCCCGGAGCCGGGGTCGGCATGATGGTAGTTTTGGCGGTCCGGTAGTCGTAGGCCACCAGTTTGGTAATCTGGGCTAAATACAGCTTTCCGCCCAGCGTATCGCTCATGCTGTTGAAAACCTCTTCGCCCACTGATAACTGGCGGACGGATTCGCCCGAAAACGTACTGCTGAACAACCCCACGTTTTCCAGATTCGTGTAGAGCGTTTTTCCCACGGCGGTAATGCCCCGGGCGGCAGGCTTTTTCCCTTCGCCAGGTTCATAGAACAAGCGCTGAAAGTAGTCTCTGCCCACCCGGATCTGGTAAAGACCAAAGCTGGTCCCCAGCCACATACTCCCAGTCCGATCCTGAAAAAAACTTCGGTCTTCAATGAGGCCGCTGGGTAGCTGGCTGGTGATATCGAGGAGAACCCGGCCGGTGGAGTCGCGCAACTGGCAGCCATTCCAGAGTAGGCCATGCTGATTAAACGCGTAGGCGAGGGGGTATTGCATTTTCGCCGATTCGATCAGGGCCGGGGACAGGGCCTGGCGATGACCCGCTCCGTCAATTTTATACAGCTTATCTACAGGGGCCAATGGATCATCTGACCTTGCGTATCGGTAAAAGACTTCCGCACTGGCATTCGATTGCCCCACGCAGGCGTAGATGCCTCGTAGCTGTGGGTTATCATACGTACGCAACACGCGCCCATCCATCGTTAATTCGACCAGCTGGGTGTGGTCGGCAGAGACCCAGACCGTGTTTCGAGCCGTAACAGCCACCAACGACAGGCTCTTGTATTGGGGTAACGACACCGTCCGTAAGCCCGTTTTGGACTGGTAAACATTCAACCTGGCCGGCTGGTAATCGACAAACACGATGGTTCCATCGTTGCTACTCCGCAGCGACTGCCATACTCCGAAAAAGTGCGTAGGCCGGGATCGGTGGAAGCGTTTTTCGAAGGAGGTAGCCACGCCCGTTATCGGGTCAAACAGCGTGATGTTTGATTGCCCCGACGGTCCCATGAGCCACAGCAGCCCGTCGGCATCCTGCGCCATCGAGTGAATGTCATCAAAGTCGAGCCCGTTTTTTTCCCGGGTGTAGGTCGTGAACGTGGCCCCGTCGAAGCGACAAAGACCCAGCTTCGTACCGAACCACATAAAACCCCGGCGGTCCTGGAGAATGGCGTTTACTTCGCGGTGCGCCAGGCCGTCTTCAGGACCATACCGCTGCACGGTGGCCGCAAAACGCTGCGCCCCCGCCACTGAGCAGAACCCAAGCAGGATGGCAATGATCAGCGAAATCGATGACAACGACAGATGCTTCAGCGCCTTACGCAGCGGGGAAGCTGTCGAGTAGGGGTGGGCCATTGAGCGAATTAAGTACTTCCGCCCGTGAGCGCACGGACAGGGCGCCGGGTCGATTAGTCTGAAAAAATACAACAAATGGGCCACATTTTTTCATTCGTCGCGTCGCGTGCAACAAATGTGCACCTATTTGGGTGAAATGTGCACACCGGGGTAATGGCGACCCACTAAACTTGCACAGGCATTGGCTACCAGGAAAATACCTACTTCCGACTGGTAATCCGTTGGTCAATGCCTGCGGTTTCGTTCCGCTTTGTGTTCTACCCAACCGCGCTCAGTATGCTTCACCTATTTACACAAACTGGTCTGTCTCCGCCCGTTGCGGGGCAGGGCGATGCGCC is part of the Spirosoma rhododendri genome and encodes:
- a CDS encoding ATP-binding response regulator — protein: MGRWRDRRYERAQIRLQSQIDEATRTIAQQAQDLKQLDEAKSHFFANISHEFRTPLTIIMGMADRLHQQADPQLQQSAGLIKRSGQNLLRLVNQILDLTKLEAGAMSLQPVRADLVGFIRYVAESFQPMATTKGIYLHFQADQPTLDTDFDKDKLNDILSNLLTNALKFTPAGGHISCQLTTHPTYPPLPADYYEAIVPTQSDDDSWISIHIRNTGPGISTQYIPHIFDRFYQQSTLDNPTLSVSGAGGTGIGLSLVRELLLLMHGGLAVRSQTGEETEFVVRLRQTRQSSVPQTPDTDPVVPHQSIPDEVALTAAAGADKPVLLLVEDNDDVARYIVSCIQTDYSVLWAPNGQAGIDLALEKIPDLIISDVMMPGKDGFELCATLKSDERTSHIPIVLLTARSAADDRLTGLRRGAMRT
- a CDS encoding ligand-binding sensor domain-containing protein produces the protein MAHPYSTASPLRKALKHLSLSSISLIIAILLGFCSVAGAQRFAATVQRYGPEDGLAHREVNAILQDRRGFMWFGTKLGLCRFDGATFTTYTREKNGLDFDDIHSMAQDADGLLWLMGPSGQSNITLFDPITGVATSFEKRFHRSRPTHFFGVWQSLRSSNDGTIVFVDYQPARLNVYQSKTGLRTVSLPQYKSLSLVAVTARNTVWVSADHTQLVELTMDGRVLRTYDNPQLRGIYACVGQSNASAEVFYRYARSDDPLAPVDKLYKIDGAGHRQALSPALIESAKMQYPLAYAFNQHGLLWNGCQLRDSTGRVLLDITSQLPSGLIEDRSFFQDRTGSMWLGTSFGLYQIRVGRDYFQRLFYEPGEGKKPAARGITAVGKTLYTNLENVGLFSSTFSGESVRQLSVGEEVFNSMSDTLGGKLYLAQITKLVAYDYRTAKTTIMPTPAPGMMVWSIHRYSTKPNRLLAGGDPGLSLVDPIANKMLPFRGYNQFPELARAHILHIGTDRQGTIWLCATTGLYTIDPHRGVTARYWSGGRGVFRLPADSYQHFYQDPQGLFWLATANTGLIRWDRARNSYRQFRRADGLNNDNIYAVYPDRRGHLWLSSDEGIMQFDPVRLTTRTYTVQDGITNNEFNRIAHYQDAQGRLYFGGLNGVTAFDPRDFDAEPSQPALPLRVVSFRQFDDSRNTLVDKTAELLRTNQITLQPNDRNSIINFALLNYADARKNTYAYQFKGIEDSWHYQPEQYLRLSNLPYGDYQLLIKGQSADGRMSAATLAFEMHVLRPFYLRSWFLVLLIVLLLAGTWVWGGGATVDTSGHKFGCKARSTKPPEP